Proteins encoded within one genomic window of Trichoderma asperellum chromosome 2, complete sequence:
- a CDS encoding uncharacterized protein (EggNog:ENOG41~TransMembrane:4 (n4-14c19/20o43-61i183-206o231-254i353-373o)) — MKPIVAVPAVAALVYRAWSKKSLTPAGIAAATATAIAHAYHPWNLPFVLLVVFFLAGTRVTHVKENVKATLTLSAKGSSGGEGPRTHVQVFANSLVASVLSVLHANQLYARAAALKTPGGPEPSGSMCFSWGGDLFVIGIIANYAAVAADTFSSELGILSKSEPRLITSLTLRKVPRGTNGGVTLLGLGAGLLGSIIIVTASMLFLPMCNEESAAWTRGGGIPWTAENRRLLMGFLALWGVLGSVLDSYLGAIFQRSVKDVRTGKIVEGDGGTRVLVSGEADGSDKLADIKASLLHGEGSKATEKTCSAAVDESDEFVDKFDPKNKHRKSSFGDEKPSRIVENGWDLLDNNDVNFLMAVTMSVSAMAVASWYWGVPWQSMLTP; from the exons ATGAAGCCCATTGTTGCCGTGCCGGCGGTTGCGGCCCTTGTGTACAGGGCGTGGAGCAAGAAGTCTCTGACCCCAGCAGGCATCGCTGCCgccacggccacggccaTTGCGCATGCCTATCATCCGTGGAATCTGCCATTtgtcctcctcgtcgtcttctttttggcgGGCACGCGAGTCACACAC GTCAAGGAAAATGTTAAAGCTACGCTCACGCTGAGTGCAAAGGGATCCTCCGGCGGCGAAGGCCCTCGCACGCATGTTCAAG TCTTTGCCAATTCGCTCGTGGCATCTGTTTTGTCTGTTCTCCATGCCAACCAGCTCTACGCTCGAGCTGCTGCCCTCAAAACCCCAGGTGGCCCGGAACCCAGCGGATCAATGTGCTTCTCGTGGGGAGGCGACCTCTTTGTCATCGGCATCATCGCTAACTATGCTGCGGTTGCGGCTGACACGTTCAGTTCGGAGCTTGGTATTCTATCCAAGAGTGAACCCCGCCTTATCACATCCCTTACGCTGCGAAAGGTGCCCCGTGGCACAAACGGCGGTGTGACGTTATTGGGCTTGGGAGCTGGGCTGTTGGGAtctatcatcatcgtcacggCGTCTATGCTATTCCTACCAATGTGCAACGAAGAATCAGCTGCCTGGACTCGTGGAGGTGGTATTCCTTGGACGGCGGAAAATAGACGGCTACTTATGGGCTTTTTGGCCCTGTGGGGCGTTCTCGGCAGTGTCTTGGACAGTTACCTTGGTGCCATATTCCAGCGCTCAGTCAAAGATGTGCGTACTGGAAAGATTGTCGAAGGTGACGGCGGCACTCGCGTCTTGGTATCTGGCGAGGCCGATGGCTCCGATAAGCTAGCTGATATCAAAGCCTCATTACTGCACGGTGAGGGTAGCAAAGCTACAGAAAAGACATGTTCAGCAGCTGTCGATGAATCTGATGAGTTTGTCGATAAATTCGATCCCAAGAACAAGCATAGGAAGTCTAGCTTCGGAGATGAGAAGCCTTCTCGCATAGTTGAAAATGGCTGGGATCTACTTGACAACAACGACGTCAATTTTCTCATGGCTGTCACCATGAGCGTTAGTGCGATGGCGGTGGCAAGTTGGTACTGGGGAGTTCCTTGGCAAAGTATGCTAACTCCTTGA
- a CDS encoding uncharacterized protein (EggNog:ENOG41), with amino-acid sequence MKLHRSKGHVEPPPGPFSHLFISGRTLIACQNCASAKTGCDKKIPCSRCLEKNLQCIARYARRASKAAIRAAAQAASLSTNSLLTSTVEHVNSENILQSPIQHLHGGPDQYDGHIRDVFINPLSPLSGYSAAATSLGSSSYSDVNVFEHGQNSPINIGFSEFSTKMDFIDGDVSINVPNAFRCHTENTDDCSNELISLPEMHSFQEIKNYADFIGYPQHAGKDTSSFQGDLCNPVLDVGGALNHPLAYNWVKLDQELSLFHDVEQALSLSDLARPLPDPNLPCHTRSIIQTSYWYLIDGLYSDISAAKPPSFELRPTLKQLLQDFIHGTLLPGRVPPRHLQLLLHPLQSLTYQSRSLLSWARSTPSLVFSGIAASSVLETERLLRSWYILATEAHIEQEAYTSDTILGLILYHFIFLNLAANLADIERLTNPGILDLTFWQRFLQNQGGFRSRQEAIFHCGQALRHLRGIGAAARPWWWPAAVRRAILTLWAASHLAPVNSDPNIPEASSSVFPMEDLWQQNPMDVVPETNLPTPGLCIVAIDGVAPEDACFRNTNWSEKYIPVLTRLDEGVVVLTDAMGILEYGISLINSFPRSSEGEAVVAMLKGLGQAWEGK; translated from the exons ATGAAGCTTCACAGGTCAAAAGGCCACGTCGAGCCCCCCCCTGGGCCTTTCAGCCACCTCTTTATATCTGGACGAACGCTCATCGCCTGCCAAAACTGCGCGAGTGCAAAAACTGGTTGTGATAAAAAGATACCATGCTCAAGATGCCTTGAAAAGAATCTCCAATGCATCGCACGATACGCCCGTCGAGCGTCTAAAGCCGCAattcgagcagcagcacaagcGGCGTCATTATCGACAAACAGCCTTCTTACATCGACGGTCGAACACGTTAACTCTGAAAATATACTCCAAAGTCCGATACAGCACCTTCACGGGGGTCCAGATCAGTATGATGGCCATATCCGAGATGTCTTCATTAACCCTCTTTCGCCCTTGTCTGGCTactctgccgccgccacatCTTTGGGCAGTTCATCCTATTCGGACGTAAACGTCTTTGAACATGGCCAAAATTCACCTATAAACATTGGATTTTCAGAGTTTTCTACAAAGATGGACTTCATCGATGGTGACGTTTCGATAAACGTGCCGAACGCCTTTCGATGCCATACAGAGAATACGGATGATTGCTCCAATGAGCTAATATCGCTGCCGGAAATGCACTCGTTCCAAGAGATCAAGAATTATGCAGACTTTATCGGCTACCCGCAACACGCTGGTAAAGACACATCCAGCTTTCAAGGCGATCTTTGCAATCCCGTCCTCGATGTTGGCGGCGCCCTCAATCATCC ATTGGCATACAACTGGGTCAAACTGGACCAAGAACTGAGCTTGTTCCACGATGTTGAGCAGGCACTTTCTCTCTCCGATTTGGCACGTCCTCTTCCCGATCCCAACCTTCCGTGCCATACTAGATCCATCATACAGACTAGCTACTGGTACTTGATCGATGGCCTATACTCAGACATCAGCGCGGCGAAGCCACCAAGCTTTGAGCTTCGTCCAACCTTGAAGCAATTGCTCCAAGACTTTATTCACGGCACTTTACTACCAGGCAGAGTGCCACCACgacatcttcagcttctcctccacccgCTCCAGTCTTTGACATATCAGTCACGGAGCCTACTTTCGTGGGCAAGGAGCACCCCCTCTCTGGTGTTTAGCGGCATAGCTGCCTCCAGCGTGCTAGAAACGGAGAGACTTCTTCGATCGTGGTATATACTTGCCACGGAAGCTCATATCGAGCAAGAAGCATATACAAGCGATACCATACTTGGCCTGATCCTTTACCATTTCATATTCCTCAACCTGGCAGCCAATCTAGCAGACATCGAGCGACTTACCAACCCAGGCATCCTCGACCTCACCTTCTGGCAACGCTTTCTCCAAAATCAGGGAGGTTTCCGCAGTCGCCAAGAGGCCATTTTCCACTGCGGCCAAGCGCTACGACACCTTCGCGGCATCGGCGCCGCCGCACGCCCCTGGTGGTGGCCAGCAGCCGTGCGCAGAGCAATCTTGACATTATGGGCCGCTTCTCACCTTGCGCCTGTCAATTCGGACCCAAATATCCCAGAGGCATCATCGTCAGTATTCCCAATGGAAGATCTCTGGCAGCAGAATCCCATGGATGTAGTGCCAGAAACGAACTTGCCGACGCCTGGGCTCTGCATTGTTGCTATTGACGGCGTTGCTCCTGAAGATGCTTGTTTTCGCAACACCAACTGGAGTGAAAAGTATATACCGGTTTTAACACGTCTGGATGAAGGGGTAGTAGTTCTGACCGACGCGATGGGCATTCTGGAATATGGAATCTCGCTCATTAATTCGTTCCCTCGATCTTCGGAAGGGGAAGCAGTGGTTGCAATGCTTAAAGGTCTCGGGCAAGCTTGGGAAGGCAAGTAA
- a CDS encoding uncharacterized protein (EggNog:ENOG41), whose protein sequence is MIDAENLWTASQYINNQLLSRGLLRDGRDIDFTGLGEEQYSTAETASRIISILNDLIIRRDRDAEQRESLSAALRNIKAENLKYTNDIARLSEKAAEAQRRSDIATASEASLKTQLKSAESTVRGLKDELARTKGLVAQVRTACATEVRRRDRQIESLKKQVGEAGRARGTRTSSGVVSITVTGDVGNESRRSLTRGGNIEDEDYSLRTETNSFLASLAQNLSEENETLLNVVRQAKDRLCEMSGWNSEEKKEDAEVVKPQGWQEMASELGAVMEHLRTILTNPSFVPIEEVMVREEEIDRLKAGWIKMESRWEDAVHLMDGWRKRMAKTGKPIGEEDLKMGLHLSPVRVSNVEETRTGREPGLPAVAEESEEEEEEEDELKRSPCRPKGPYHVMADDADADEEVGDLEEDIYGYSNDESGGVDDNDGNDDGDDGNDDGDNMEIDDYNVGAPDNHVSASEQTSGAADDNIRRFMDSEQPPIPPPHLVPLQNSSSAGNRGPLQTRHRQKPSGSIMQQSTAVTSAEASDFASIRAARQPATSQRQRPDAAKTTKPEERPLVASTSSLDEALLSNYRAEEHPSSRSGPAVGASSNTGGIRSNPRRMPVRLAPTQANRVSRPQFGSSPSKAAIAAKLAASEKQAEAARAKLQALRTSKTAQGPAVASATELSRPSAAARINASVSGRPRSTSPVKREVAQQEAQKPEKRKRDIRVAKVSSRRRSTLSPLELQGLISGNVE, encoded by the exons ATGATCGATGCAGAGAATCTTTGGACGGCTTCGCAGTACATCAACAATCAACTGCTGTCGAGGGGACTTCTTCGAGATGGCCGCGACATCGATTTCACAGGccttggagaagagcagTATAGTACTGCAGAGACTGCGAGTCGCATCATAAGCATCCTGAATGATCTCATTATCCGACGAGAT CGAGATGCGGAGCAACGCGAATCCCTCTCAGCAGCGCTGCGAAATATTAAAGCGGAGAATTTGAAATACACAAACGACATTGCCCGACTATCAGAGAAAGCCGCCGAAGCACAGCGCAGAAGCGATATCGCCACGGCTTCCGAAGCTTCGCTCAAGACCCAGCTCAAGTCAGCAGAGTCGACCGTGCGAGGACTCAAAGATGAGCTGGCGCGTACAAAAGGATTAGTGGCACAGGTGCGAACGGCATGTGCAACTGAAGTACGGAGACGCGATCGACAAATCGAAAGTCTCAAGAAGCAGGTTGGCGAGGCGGGTCGTGCGAGAGGAACAAGGACCAGCTCTGGGGTCGTGTCGATTACCGTGACAGGTGATGTGGGCAATGAAAGCAGGAGGTCGCTCACACGTGGAGGAAAcattgaagacgaagattATTCCTTGCGTACCGAGACAAACTCTTTCCTTGCTAGCTTGGCGCAGAACTTGAGCGAGGAGAACGAAACTCTCTTGAATGTCGTGCGGCAGGCGAAAGATCGTTTGTGCGAGATGAGTGGATGGAAcagcgaagagaaaaaagaagatgctgaggtTGTGAAGCCGCAAGGCTGGCAAGAGATGGCATCGGAGCTGGGTGCTGTGATGGAACACCTGAGAACAATCTTAACGAACCCATCCTTCGTGCCAATTGAAGAGGTTATGGTgcgagaggaagaaatcgaTCGTCTTAAAGCTGGTTGGATCAAGATGGAGAGTCGATGGGAGGATGCTGTTCATCTGATGGATGGCTGGCGGAAGAGAATGGCTAAAACCGGAAAACCTATTGGGGAAGAAGATCTCAAGATGGGACTACATTTGAGCCCGGTTCGCGTCTCTAATGTTGAGGAAACAAGAACCGGACGAGAACCTGGCCTGCCAGCCGTGGCAGAAgaaagcgaagaagaggaagaagaagaggatgagttGAAGCGTTCGCCTTGTCGTCCTAAAGGACCATACCACGTAATGGCTGATGACGCGGACGCGGATGAAGAGGTTGGCGATCTCGAAGAGGACATTTATGGTTATAGTAATGATGAATCAGGTGGCGTTGACGATAACGACGGCAATGAcgacggcgatgatggcaaCGATGACGGCGACAATATGGAAATCGATGACTATAATGTTGGAGCACCGGATAACCATGTCTCAGCGAGTGAACAAACTTCGGGGGCGGCTGATGATAATATTCGACGATTTATGGACTCAGAACAACCTCCAATACCGCCGCCTCACTTAGTTCCTCTTCAgaattcttcttcagctggcaATCGTGGTCCGTTGCAAACTAGACATCGACAGAAGCCTAGTGGCTCCATCATGCAGCAGTCAACTGCAGTTACCAGTGCCGAAGCTTCTGATTTCGCGTCTATTCGAGCTGCAAGGCAGCCTGCAACTTCCCAAAGGCAGCGACCTGATGCCGCAAAGACAACCAAACCTGAAGAGCGGCCCCTCGTTGCATCGACCTCATCTCTGGATGAAGCTCTACTGTCAAACTACCGAGCAGAAGAACATCCGTCCTCTCGAAGCGGGCCTGCGGTTGGCGCCAGTTCTAACACGGGAGGCATACGATCCAACCCACGTCGTATGCCTGTCCGTCTGGCACCAACACAGGCAAACAGAGTCTCGCGGCCACAGTTTGGCAGCTCACCATCTAAAGCTGCGATTGCCGCTAAGCTCGCCGCCTCAGAAAAGCAAGCTGAGGCTGCGCGCGCGAAACTCCAAGCCCTTCGCACCTCGAAGACTGCTCAAGGACCAGCGGTGGCCTCTGCCACAGAGCTGTCGAGAccctcggcggcggcaagaatAAACGCTTCGGTAAGCGGTCGTCCCAGGAGCACTAGTCCGGTAAAGCGCGAAGTTGCGCAGCAAGAAGCACAGAAACCTGAGAAACGCAAGAGGGATATCCGGGTGGCTAAAGTCTCGTCGAGACGGAGGAGCACGCTCAGTCCTTTAGAACTCCAAGGCTTGATATCTGGCAATGTTGAATGA
- a CDS encoding uncharacterized protein (BUSCO:EOG092D4ENZ): protein MAPLDATGDQFAILPIQMPPAPSFPETAIHEVRIRRNAPKIPTANDSRSLFLKNIPADSTEPHFRAIFTDLVGAGRFETITFEDDNKAAAAIDPARAIKIAGFARKRKRGDVEDEERAEEEAARLPDIWTRQLHRSSSTAIVLLADDKSVQLVLKAIAKLQKTKKYPVWGQSISGDVQSLGSPWVSSHLRLCRANKAEIQKATHAFFNVFNRKEKEAAELSKRLRNEPDEDGFVTVTRGGKVNPANQFEAEEARRKMVEKADKKKSELKDFYRFQLRERRKQEQAELLKRFEEDKKKVNAMKEKRGKFKPET from the coding sequence ATGGCTCCTTTAGATGCGACTGGCGATCAGTTCGCCATTCTGCCCATTCAGATGCCTCCGGCGCCTTCATTCCCAGAGACAGCTATTCATGAAGTACGGATACGAAGAAATGCGCCCAAAATCCCAACGGCGAATGATTCTCGCAGTCTCTTCCTGAAAAATATTCCTGCAGACAGCACAGAGCCTCATTTTAGGGCAATTTTCACCGATCTTGTCGGCGCCGGACGATTCGAGACTATAACCTTCGAAGACGACAACAAAGCCGCTGCTGCGATCGATCCTGCCCGAGCGATCAAGATTGCTGGATTTGCGCGTAAACGTAAGAGAGGAGAtgtggaagatgaagagagagctgaagaagaagctgcacgACTACCTGATATCTGGACACGCCAGCTGCATAGAAGCAGTAGCACAGCTATCGTGTTGCTTGCTGATGATAAGAGCGTACAACTCGTCCTCAAGGCGATTGCGAAACTccaaaagaccaaaaaatATCCTGTATGGGGCCAAAGCATCTCCGGTGACGTCCAGTCGCTGGGTTCACCATGGGTCTCTTCCCATTTACGGCTCTGCCGCGCCAACAAGGCGGAGATACAAAAGGCTACACACGCATTCTTCAATGTATTCAAcaggaaagagaaggaagctgCTGAACTCAGCAAGCGACTGCGCAACGAGCCTGATGAGGATGGCTTCGTTACTGTTACACGTGGCGGAAAGGTCAATCCGGCGAATCAGTtcgaggccgaggaggctAGACGAAAGATGGTAGAGAAGGcggacaagaagaagtctGAGTTGAAGGACTTCTACCGATTCCAGCTGCGAGAGCGACGGAAGCAAGAGCAGGCGGAACTGCTGAAACGTTTCGAagaggacaagaagaaggtcaATGcgatgaaagagaagagaggaaagtTCAAGCCGGAGACATGA